The DNA segment TAATTGAGATGGATTTTAAATTTTGAGGCGACCTGTGGATAATAATTGATACCCCCCGATAAAACAAGCCACGGAAAGGAAAAATTGCCAAAGACTTGTAGGGTTGAGGATAGCGCGACTGCTAAGAAAAACCAAAAGTATTCCTATTCCTAGTCCCGCCCAACCTAAAGCTTTATTCTGGCGGGGTAAGACAAACAGCATGAGAATTCCGGAAGTGATAAACAGTATAGAACCATCGGCAGCTATACCTCGCCACCAATAAGGATATACGTTAGTAGTAAAATAAATGTTTTGACCGAGAAAGTAGATACTAGCAAGTAGTAGTGCTAAACCAATCAGCTTCAATAAAAATCTCATTATGGGAATGGAGAAAAAGTTCTAGGTTTATATTGCCCAAATCATCGAACTTAATCTTCATTAGCACCTGAACTGTTGGGATTTATTCAGAAAGGACAAATGACGTTGGTAGCGCAGCTTTCGCTTTAGGGATTTCCAGAAAATAAATTGCCCCATTTCATCAGATTATATTTGTTCTTTATCCCCCCTGCTCCCTGCTCCCCTGCTCCCCTGCCGACCTCAGCGATGGAATGTTTTTTTAATTGGAAGTCCCTTACGCCCACCTATTGTAAATAACTAATGAAATAATCGGACTGTAAAAGGGGAAAACTATGATTATCCCCTGACGGGGGAAATTTCCATGTAAGTCCCGAATAGGAAAATGCTGAAAAAATCTCTGCTTAAGTTCTTGATTTTGCCCTTTTCTCTGGTTCCCTGGCTGGCTATGGGAATGTTGTTTGATTCCGAAGCTGAGGCGTTACCAGGGCAAACGACAGAAGAAGTAACTACCTGGATTAAAGCACATCCGACACTTCGCCCTAGACCTGGAGAACGTTTATTTATCCAAAAAAGTGATACAGCTGCCCAGCGATTCACTTTTCTGGCCTCGGTGTTACCTCCTGGTAGGGTGACAATGACCAAAGACCGCAGCCGGATTCGTAATGAACGCCTGACTATGTATGATGCCATTAACGGGATGAGTTTGCAGCGTCTCCAGGAATCTCTGCGGATAATTTATGGCTTAGATATCTATCAAGATTATAATCGCGCTCAAGTTATATATGAGTATCCTAACCAGAGTGCGATCAACTCGGCTCGGATGGCTAGAACGCCTATCAGGGAGGCTTTACAGGGAGAATTACGTGTAGGCGATCGCTATGCCTATTGGCTAGAAATTGCCGCACCTGAAGCAGGTAAAGCCTTCACTGGTCAGATGACGATTTTTCTCAAAGCTGACCTCGATAAATTGGAATCTGAATTGCGGACTCGCTAATAGTTGGCGTTTGCTGTGGGTTCGGTTGAACCCAACCTGCTGCAAGTCGCCTCTATAATCCTCCTAATCCTACAGGAGATGGGGTTTGCCAGACACCAGAAAAGATGCTTTCAGTCGCTAGGGAAATTCTCAGCAAATCTTCTTTGAGCAGAGGTGGCCAATCAACCCCAGCTTTGCGTCCCGCTACAAATATTTGTTGTGCCTTTACACCCAACTGATAAAGGGCAAAGGCTAATTCTCGGTCGAGGTTGGGTGCGTCTTTCATAGCTTCAAACACCACTTTCAAGGCTAACAAAATTGAGGTTATCTGACCGGGTACTGGTGGTTTTCCTAGCTTCATTCGCATTAACAAAGCATCTGGGTTTTCATCAGTTGTTAGTGTCTGGGCTACGAGGAGTTGGCGAGCTGTTTCGTAATTCATGTATCCAGCTTATCTTAGTTGTGAGCATCAGCAAGAGTAATTACATACAAATTACTATGAGGATGTAATTTTACTCGATATTTTGCTATAGTTGATACTTTTGAGATTTAACCACAGATGCACACAGATATGAGATATAAGAACCCCACCCCCAACCCCCTCCGGTGCAAGCGAGGAGGGGGCTATGATGTAGTTCATTTAAGCTAGAAGTTTAGTATTTGTGCTGAGATTTCGCCTCAATTTGTCTCACAACTGTTAGGGCTGAGTAACTTACCCCAGCAGTACCTTCTCCGGGATGAGTGGAATCACCGACTAACCATAAATGGTCGATGGGTGTGCGATTGGCAAATCCAAAGGGGCCAAAGGTGGGTATTCTTTGACCAATACCGCCAACTATACCGCGATCGCGTGCTGTGTAATGAGCAAAGGTGCGGGGTGTGGCGGCTTCTTGATGAATGATGGTTTCTGGTTTGAGGTAGAAGTATTCTGCTAGACGGGCGATCGCATCTTCTGTATACTTCTGTTTAAGTCCTTGATAATTATGGGTTTCCCACCACGGTGCAGGATCGACAAAGGATGAAGCGATAATTGTCGCTTTCCCATCTGGGGCGCGTCCATCTCCGGGATGACTAACGGAAACGAACAAAGAATTATTTTCCCCAATCGGTCCATCGACATCATAGAGAAATTGTAAGTGGGGAGGACAATCTGGGGGAATGGCGCTGATATCTACCCCTAAATACACGACAAACGCGCCCGACGCTTGGGGCAATTTTTCCACCCGATTTTTATAGCCAGAGGGTGTTTTTTCTCCCAATAGTTGCACTAAGTTCTGCACGGTGACGTTAGCAACTACATGGTCTACAATTTCTGTGCAGATTTCGCCTGTTTTCTGATTTCTAATCACTACAGCAGTCGCTTGGTTATTTTCCACCGTGATTTTTTCTACAGTGTGGCGCATTAATAACTTACCACCATCTCGTTCTAAGGATTCAACCAGGCGATCGCTTAACACCTGCATACTACCCTGGAGGTGAAATAAACCTTGGGGTAATTGGGAAACACTCAACGCCGTAGCAGCATAAAGTAAAGCCGTCTCCTCAGTATCCACCTGAGAATATAGCTTTAATTGCAAATCCAAAAACGTTCTCAGACGATGGTCTTTAGCAAGTCCGTAAAAGCGTAAAGCATCGCCCACAGTAAATAATGTATAGGGTACGGTAATTAATGTACTAGGGCGTACCGCTTGAGTTAATTGCCATAAATCCCATAAACTGCGGGGAGGTAAAACTGGGTCACGTCCTTGGAATTGCCAACTAGCTTCAAATAACACCGCCATCATTTGCCAAAAAGGTTCACTCCCAGGAAATTGTTTTTGGCGTTCCTCTCGCCATTTCTTTTGGTCACGCCAAACATTAATCGGTGTACTTTCCCCAGGTAAATACACAGCACAAGCGGGGTCACAAGGTGTCGCTGCTGGTAAATCTATCCCTAATTCTGAGAATATGCGGTGATGAATTCCCCCTGGTTCTAATCCTGCTACCTGAGTCGCCCCCACATCAAAGGTAAATCCGCGACGTTGAAATGTGGAAGCACAACCCCCCGGAACCAGGGCTTGGTCTAAGACTAAAACGCTGTAACCCCGATGGGCTAATAATGCAGCCGCAGTCAGTCCGCCTATCCCTGCACCGATGACAGCAACGCGGGATTTGGTTTTGTGAGTAGAAATATTAGGCATTGATAACTTTCTTTATAATTCTTAATATTACTACGCATAATTTTATAGGGTAATGACTGTGAAAAGCTAGTATCGGTAACTGGTTTTGAGTTTCACTGATGATCTAATTTCTCTCACACCTGACAATTCCGCATCAAAGCTGTGTAACCTGCTTGCTGGAAATGTTTATCATAAGCAAGCGCATCATAAATAATTTGCTCCTCCATAATTTTAAAGGACACGCAATCAGTTTGACTCCAAGCTTTATCTGGTCTTTGCTCGTAAAGCTTTAATGCAGCCTGAAACTGATTACTTGTTTGAGGAATGATGGTTGTGTTTGGATGTTCGTAAAGTTGTTCGATAAGCTTGACAGCAGCTTGACGAAAATAATCACCTCTGTCTGAAAAGTCATTTAGGACTTCGGTTAACACCATTTCACTTGTAACAATATGAGCAGGCTGTACAGCTTTTGAAAGTTGTACAGCTTTTTTATGTAAATCATCATGAGGATTAAGCAAAGCTACCCAGTACCCTGTATCTGCAAACACAAACTGCATCAATCTTGTCCTTGTCTTTGTTTTTGGTAGTAATCAAATCTCCTAGCTAAGTCAGTGGGTAGTTTCTTCCATTCTTCATCAGGGACTTGAGCAGAAATTTCAGCTACCAATTCCCAAATAGGGGGAGCATCGGGATCAAAAGAAAATTTATCTAATTGAGATCGTGGTTGAAGAACGTCAATTTGAACTTGAGGAGTTTGTTTTTTAGCAATTAGGTTTTCAAGTTTGTTGATGGC comes from the Nodularia sp. NIES-3585 genome and includes:
- a CDS encoding Dethiobiotin synthetase, producing MNYETARQLLVAQTLTTDENPDALLMRMKLGKPPVPGQITSILLALKVVFEAMKDAPNLDRELAFALYQLGVKAQQIFVAGRKAGVDWPPLLKEDLLRISLATESIFSGVWQTPSPVGLGGL
- the crtD gene encoding C-3',4' desaturase CrtD; translation: MPNISTHKTKSRVAVIGAGIGGLTAAALLAHRGYSVLVLDQALVPGGCASTFQRRGFTFDVGATQVAGLEPGGIHHRIFSELGIDLPAATPCDPACAVYLPGESTPINVWRDQKKWREERQKQFPGSEPFWQMMAVLFEASWQFQGRDPVLPPRSLWDLWQLTQAVRPSTLITVPYTLFTVGDALRFYGLAKDHRLRTFLDLQLKLYSQVDTEETALLYAATALSVSQLPQGLFHLQGSMQVLSDRLVESLERDGGKLLMRHTVEKITVENNQATAVVIRNQKTGEICTEIVDHVVANVTVQNLVQLLGEKTPSGYKNRVEKLPQASGAFVVYLGVDISAIPPDCPPHLQFLYDVDGPIGENNSLFVSVSHPGDGRAPDGKATIIASSFVDPAPWWETHNYQGLKQKYTEDAIARLAEYFYLKPETIIHQEAATPRTFAHYTARDRGIVGGIGQRIPTFGPFGFANRTPIDHLWLVGDSTHPGEGTAGVSYSALTVVRQIEAKSQHKY
- a CDS encoding type II toxin-antitoxin system VapC family toxin, which translates into the protein MQFVFADTGYWVALLNPHDDLHKKAVQLSKAVQPAHIVTSEMVLTEVLNDFSDRGDYFRQAAVKLIEQLYEHPNTTIIPQTSNQFQAALKLYEQRPDKAWSQTDCVSFKIMEEQIIYDALAYDKHFQQAGYTALMRNCQV